CCGGTGGCCGGCAAGACCGGCACAACCAACGACGCCAAGGATGTGTGGTTCATCGGCTTTACCTCGAACATCGTGGCGGGCTGTTATATCGGCTATGATACGCCGCGCAGCCTTGGGCGCGGGGCGTCTGGCGGTGGCATGTGTGGACCGGTGTTCCAGGAGTTTATGGGGCAAGCGATCAAGAAATACGGCGGCGGAAAGTTCCGTGCACCGGATGAATGTATGTTCATCAAGATCGACCGGATCACCGGCGCAAAGCTCTCCTCTGATGCCAGCGGACCGGGTGTGGTTTCAGAGTGTTTCCGCGAAGGCGAAGAGCCGATCTTTGGCATCACCTTTGATGGTGGTTTCGCAATGGGCTCTAACTTGCCACTGTTCCAAGAGGCCGAGGCCAATTCGAAACAGGTGACGACCTCGACTGGTAAAAAAGCGGTTGTGGGGCCCAAGGCAAGCTTTGGCACGCTGAGCTCGGGCGGGCTTTACTGAGCCATTGAATGCGCAGTCGCCTTGCCGAGGCAGGGCGGCTGGTTTATCACGCTGGTTCAAGCCTTTTTAGCGAGATCACACATGCGCGCCGAAACTCAGAATATCGTGGCCAAAATCGAAAAATCCCTGACGCTTTTGCAGCAGCGGATGGATTGGGACACCGCCGAACACCGGCTTGAGGAATTCAACGCGCGGGTGGAGCACCCCAACCTGTGGGATGATCCGGCCAAGGCGCAAAAGCTGATGCGGGACCGGCAAGCACTGGTCGATGCGATCGACACCTACAAGAGCATCCGTCAGGACCTTGACGATAATGTCGAGTTGATCGAGCTGGGCGAGATGGAAGAGGACGAAGAAGTCGTCCAAGATGCCGAAGAGGCGCTTAAATCGCTGGAAAGCAAGGCCGCGGCGAAAGAGCTTGAGGCGCTTTTGAACGGCGAAGCGGACAGCAACGACACTTTCCTTGAGATCAACGCCGGAGCCGGGGGCACGGAGAGCTGTGACTGGGCGTCGATGCTGGCGCGGATGTACGTGCGTTGGGCCGAAAAGAAAGGCTATTCGGTCGAGCTTCAGTCGCAGTCGGCAGGGGACGAGGCCGGGATCAAATCCGTCGCTTATAAGATTTCCGGCAACAACGCCTATGGCTGGTTGAAGTCCGAAAGCGGGGTGCATCGCTTGGTGCGGATTTCACCCTTTGACAGCGCGGCCAAACGTCATACGTCGTTCAGCTCGGTTTGGGTTTATCCGGTGGTCGATGATGACATCGATATCGACGTGAACCCGGCTGACATTCGGATCGACACCTACCGGTCGTCTGGCGCGGGTGGGCAGCACGTGAACACCACGGATTCGGCTGTACGGATCACCCACGCGCCGACTGGCATTGTCGTGACCAGTTCGGAAAAATCACAGCACCAGAACCGCGACATTGCCATGAAGGCGTTGAAATCGCGGCTCTATCAGCTGGAGTTGGACAAGCGGAACGAGGCGATCAACGCCGCGCATGAGGCCAAGGGCGATGCGGGCTGGGGCAACCAAATCCGGTCTTATGTTTTGCAGCCCTACCAGATGGTCAAAGACCTGCGCACGAATGTCGAAACCTCGGACACGCAAGGTGTGCTTGATGGCGATCTCGACAAGTTCATGGCAGCGACGCTGGCTCTTGATCTGAGCGGGAAAAGCCGGGGCGAAGCACAGGCTGAGGACTGATCCGGGATTGTATCGGCTGAGCACTGCCGTAACTTGTGCGAAACATGCGGGGAGTGACACATGAGCGATATTCTGGATCTGGACGCGTTGGAGCAGGCGGCCCTTGTTGAGAAGGGCGAGATCGGCGTTGAAGAGCTGATGCGGCTGACGCTTGATCGCATTAACGCGGTTAATGGCGATGTGAACGCGATCGTCTCGCTGCGCGATGAGGATGACATTCTGGCCGAGGCGCGCGCGGCAGATAATGGCGCACGCTCAGGCTGGATGCACGGGCTGCCACTGGCGGTGAAAGACCTGTCCAATGCCAAGGGGCTGCCAACGTCGATGGGCTCACCCATTTTCGAAGGGCAGGTGGCCGAGGCGGATGACATCATGGTGGAGCGAATGCGCGCCGCCGGTGCGATTATCATCGGCAAGACCAACACGCCGGAATTCGGCCTAGGCTCGCACACTTTCAATCCGGTGCACGGCGCGACGCATAACCCTTATGACCTTGGGCGTTCAGCCGGGGGCTCATCCGGAGGCGCGGCGGCGGCCTTGGCGTGCCGGATGCTGCCTGTGGCAGATGGATCAGACATGATGGGGTCGCTGCGAAACCCGGCAGCGTGGAACAACGTGTATGGGTTTCGCCCAAGTTGGGCGCGCGTTCCGTCCGAGGCGATTGGCGACAATTTCCTGCATCAATTGTCCACTGCTGGCCCGATGGGGCGTAGTCCGCGTGATGTTGCGGCGCTTCTTGATGTACAGTCAGGACCAGATGCGCGTCAGCCGCATGGGTTCACGGCGCCACCAACCCTGCCGGAAATCGACAAGCCGACAGGCGCGTTGCGCATCGGCTGGTTGGGCGATTGGGACGGGGCGTACCCAATGGAGGAGGGCTTGCTGGAGCAATGTGCTTCGGCCTTGCCAGTGCTTGAGACGCTTGGCGCAAAGGTAGAAGCCGTTGCAGCCCCCTTTGACGCGGCCCAAATTTGGGAGTCATGGATAACGCTTCGGTCGTGGACCGTGGCCGGGGGATCAGCGGCGCTCTATGAGAACGCCAAGACACGCGACATGCTCAAGCCCGAGGCGGTCTGGGAGATTGAACGCGGCTTGAACCTGTCGGCGATGGATGTGCATCGCGCCAGCGTCTTGCGCTCAAACTGGTTCAAGCGCGCAGCTGAGCTTTTCGAAACCTATGACGCCTTGATCCTGCCGAGTTCGCAGGTGTGGCCGTTTCCGGTTGAGTGGCGTTCGCCTGAGACTGTGGCTGGTGTTGCGATGGACACCTATCACCGCTGGATGGAGATAGTGATCCCGATCGGGCTTCTGGGCTTGCCGTGTCTCAATCTTCCGGTTGGGTTTGGCGCGAATGGTTTGCCTGCGGGGGTTCAGCTTTTCGGGCCACGCGGTAGCGATGCGCGCTTGCTTCAGGTGGGGCAGCTTTGGCATGAGGCGACGCAATTCACCAAGACCCGGCCAGAGATCATTGGCAGCGCTTGATTTCGCCGCTATTTCACGGTGTTATGCATAAACGCGCATGTGATCGTGGAGGAGCCTATGCAAGAACCCCTTGAGATGGGTGTCCCTGATCTGCGTGAGGTCAAGGTGGCGATGCTGAAAGAGGCGCTTCGCCGCGCTTGGGGCGACATGAAGCGCTCGCCGTTTTATGGGTTTGTCTTTTCTAGCGTTTATGTGCTGGTTGGGTTGCTCTTCCTCGGTATTACGTGGCTGACGGGGCAAAGCTATTGGTTGGTGTTTGCAGCGGTTGGCTTTCCGCTTGTTGGGCCATTTGCGGCGGTGGGACTTTATGAGGTCTCGCGACGGCTGGAGCGGGGTGAGCCGCTTGCCGCGGACAAGGTTTTCGGCGTGGTGGCGCATCAGAGACGGCGGCAATTGCCGTCGATCTGTGCCATTGTTGTCATCATATTCCTGTTCTGGTTTTTCCTTTCGCATATGATTTTCGCCCTGTTTTTAGGGCTTTCCACGATGACAAATGTATCGAGCAGCTTTGAGGTTTACCTAACCGGGAATGGTTTGATGATGCTTGGCGTTGGCACGGCAATCGGTGCGGTTTTCGCCGCATTGCTTTACATGATTACCGTGATTTCGATGCCATTGCTGCTTGATCGCGAGGTGGATTTTGTCACCGCGATGATCGCCAGTTTTCAGACCGTGACGCATAATCCGGCAGTCATGTTCGGCTGGGCGGCGTTCATTGCGGTTGTTACGTTTCTGGCCATGCTGCCTGCTTTTCTAGGGCTGTATCTGGTCCTGCCGCTGCTGGGGCATGCCAGTTGGCATCTCTATGACCAGATTGCGATCCGCGACTAGGGGCGCACTATTTGAAGTCCATGTCGAGGTTCAAAAGCTTGGCATGGAAGGGGTGCAGCTCTTCGCGGCGCTTCATGCCACAGGTGCGGGCCGTTTCGAAAATGGCCTTTTGGTTGAGTTGAATATGTTCATAAACCATCCGGGCGGCGCGTCGGCTGTTGTGGCTCTCGCGGACGGTGCGCGTGGCGTAGCCTTCCCAGAAGTTGTTTTCATAGGATGATACCCGCGACAGGAAGTTAAATGAGCAGGTGAGCGCCCTGTTGCGGGCAATAAGGGCCGCAACACCTTGTTCCTGACGAATAAAGATCCCACGAAATTCGCGGCTAGACGGGTCGGCGCTTAGCCCTTGTTGGGCCATGGCTTCGCGAGGTTCATAGCCACGCACTAGGCAAAACCCGTCTTTGCGGTAGACATAGACCAATCCGATGACGAACAGGTCGCGCTCAACAAAGCTTGGCCGACTAAAGCGGTAAAAGCCGGAGGGGAAGGTTTCTTCATCAATGCGTGCCGATCCGTTACCGAGAAAATTTGAGATGTCCGGATGAGCAAAGAGTTCCGCAGTTGCGGGCTTGATGCTGTCGACGGGCTCTAACAGAATGCGGGCGTCGACGTTGAAGAAAACGCAGACCCGATGCAGCACGTCGGGGCGTGGAAAACTTTCGCCCGAGAGATAGCGGTTGAACTGTGTTCGGTTGATCCCCAATTCGCGACAAAGCCCAGCAACAGAGGCGTAGTTTTTCGCGAGTTGGCGTAGGTTAGCACCAAAAATTCCCCGCAGTTCCGCAGGGTCAGTCGGGTTGGTGCCAATGTCTGCGCTGTCCTGCAAGTCGCGTTCTCCATCCGTGTCGGCTTGCACCGAACTTGTTCTTTTCACCCCTAGAATGCGCGATTTTTTCCCGACAGAACAGACGTGAATTGGAAGAAATGACGCATTTTCGCATCTATTCTGTTGCTAGTTGGCGTCAAACAATGGGCAACCTGTCTCAATTCCGGGCAGGTGCGACACGTTTTCGGGAATGTTCAACATGGTTAAATCGTCAGCAAGATTGAAGGAGCTATGGGAAGTGAAAAACGGGGATTGAAATGTACGGAGTCGTGCTTTGGAGTGACAAGAAAGACCAGAAGGCCGTGATTTGGTGCGAAGATCATGGCGACCTCGCGTTTTACAGCGCGAGCAGAGAAAGTGTCTTTGATGGTCTGACGCTGGACACGGGCGATTTTATTGAATTTGAGCTTGCCGGTGACCAAGATCTTCGTGTTGTACGTGCGCCTCAGCTTATTGCGCAGAACCAGTATTTGGGGTTGGCCGATAACCTGAAGTCTAAAGGGCTCGCCTTGGCCGAGAAGGCTGCTCCCGCGACCAAAGCCGCGGGAAACGTTATTGATTTTGTCCCGCGCAGAGGGCGGGCGCTGCTTGCCTGCTAGGCCAGCGCTACGATGGTGAGCCTAAACGCCGCGTGAGAGCGCGGCGACGCCTGTGCGGGCAACCTCACAAAGGCCAAGAGGGCGCATAAGGTCGGCGAATGCGTCGATCTTCTCTGGTGTGCCGGTGATTTCGAACACAAAGCTCTCCAGCGTGCTATCGACCACATTGGCGCGGAAGATGTCGGCAAGGCGCAGCGCTTCGACGCGTTTGTCGCCATCGCCGTTCACCTTCAAAAGCGCCAGCTCGCGTTCGACGGCAGCCCCTTCGACGGTGAGGTCGTGAACTTTGTGCACCGGGACGATCCGCCCAAGCTGGGCTTTGATCTGTTCAATCACCTGCGGCGTGCCGTTG
This genomic window from Rhodobacteraceae bacterium D3-12 contains:
- the prfB gene encoding peptide chain release factor 2 yields the protein MRAETQNIVAKIEKSLTLLQQRMDWDTAEHRLEEFNARVEHPNLWDDPAKAQKLMRDRQALVDAIDTYKSIRQDLDDNVELIELGEMEEDEEVVQDAEEALKSLESKAAAKELEALLNGEADSNDTFLEINAGAGGTESCDWASMLARMYVRWAEKKGYSVELQSQSAGDEAGIKSVAYKISGNNAYGWLKSESGVHRLVRISPFDSAAKRHTSFSSVWVYPVVDDDIDIDVNPADIRIDTYRSSGAGGQHVNTTDSAVRITHAPTGIVVTSSEKSQHQNRDIAMKALKSRLYQLELDKRNEAINAAHEAKGDAGWGNQIRSYVLQPYQMVKDLRTNVETSDTQGVLDGDLDKFMAATLALDLSGKSRGEAQAED
- a CDS encoding amidase — its product is MSDILDLDALEQAALVEKGEIGVEELMRLTLDRINAVNGDVNAIVSLRDEDDILAEARAADNGARSGWMHGLPLAVKDLSNAKGLPTSMGSPIFEGQVAEADDIMVERMRAAGAIIIGKTNTPEFGLGSHTFNPVHGATHNPYDLGRSAGGSSGGAAAALACRMLPVADGSDMMGSLRNPAAWNNVYGFRPSWARVPSEAIGDNFLHQLSTAGPMGRSPRDVAALLDVQSGPDARQPHGFTAPPTLPEIDKPTGALRIGWLGDWDGAYPMEEGLLEQCASALPVLETLGAKVEAVAAPFDAAQIWESWITLRSWTVAGGSAALYENAKTRDMLKPEAVWEIERGLNLSAMDVHRASVLRSNWFKRAAELFETYDALILPSSQVWPFPVEWRSPETVAGVAMDTYHRWMEIVIPIGLLGLPCLNLPVGFGANGLPAGVQLFGPRGSDARLLQVGQLWHEATQFTKTRPEIIGSA
- a CDS encoding DUF2189 domain-containing protein; amino-acid sequence: MQEPLEMGVPDLREVKVAMLKEALRRAWGDMKRSPFYGFVFSSVYVLVGLLFLGITWLTGQSYWLVFAAVGFPLVGPFAAVGLYEVSRRLERGEPLAADKVFGVVAHQRRRQLPSICAIVVIIFLFWFFLSHMIFALFLGLSTMTNVSSSFEVYLTGNGLMMLGVGTAIGAVFAALLYMITVISMPLLLDREVDFVTAMIASFQTVTHNPAVMFGWAAFIAVVTFLAMLPAFLGLYLVLPLLGHASWHLYDQIAIRD
- a CDS encoding helix-turn-helix domain-containing protein, whose amino-acid sequence is MQADTDGERDLQDSADIGTNPTDPAELRGIFGANLRQLAKNYASVAGLCRELGINRTQFNRYLSGESFPRPDVLHRVCVFFNVDARILLEPVDSIKPATAELFAHPDISNFLGNGSARIDEETFPSGFYRFSRPSFVERDLFVIGLVYVYRKDGFCLVRGYEPREAMAQQGLSADPSSREFRGIFIRQEQGVAALIARNRALTCSFNFLSRVSSYENNFWEGYATRTVRESHNSRRAARMVYEHIQLNQKAIFETARTCGMKRREELHPFHAKLLNLDMDFK
- the ilvN gene encoding acetolactate synthase small subunit is translated as MSALKIKKGSNKHSAYNLRPSFSDVIESHTLAVVVDNEPGVLARVIGLFSGRGYNIDSLTVAEVDHTGHTSQITVVTNGTPQVIEQIKAQLGRIVPVHKVHDLTVEGAAVERELALLKVNGDGDKRVEALRLADIFRANVVDSTLESFVFEITGTPEKIDAFADLMRPLGLCEVARTGVAALSRGV